The following are from one region of the Capsicum annuum cultivar UCD-10X-F1 chromosome 1, UCD10Xv1.1, whole genome shotgun sequence genome:
- the LOC107870743 gene encoding pentatricopeptide repeat-containing protein At5g64320, mitochondrial has product MLKRSKLLIHICEELGSLNWNPTFAFCTCVTDDKCDNAKARGDESECENEWERLLKPFDFEQLQRSLNKITPYQLNKLLALPLDVPTSMELFQWAGNQKSYCHSFDVYYTLIDKLGAAKEFKIIDQLLLQMKDEGTVFKESLFIMIMRHYGRAGLPGQATRILLDMWNTFSCEPTFKSYNQALDILLAGNCPKVAPNVFYEMLGKGISPSVFTFSRVIQALCIINEVDTACSLLRDMTKHGCVPNSVIYQILIHALSKSNRVNDALKLLEEMFLMGCIPDVNTFYDIIHGLCRADRIHEAAKLVDRMLLRGFTPNAITYGVLMHALCRAGQVDEARVLLNKVPEQNNVHFNTLMNGYVTNGQFDEAKSILNENMLIKGYQPDVYTYNILIRGLCKKGILSSAHDVVKEMSSKGCQPNTITYTTLIDGFAKAGRLQEAYDLLTEMSAKSLSLNIVGYNSLISALSKQGMIQQALEIFGNMSGKGCKPDIFTFNALILGFCNIDKMDEALGMYRDMFQEGVIANTVTYNTLIHAFLRKGKTQEALKLVNDMLFRGCPLDEITYNGLIKALCNDGAVERALGLFEEMTRKGTKPNHVTCNILINGFCRIGKVQNAFEFLRDVVHRGLTPDIVTYNSLINGLCNNDRIREAQNLFDKLELEGVCPDTITYNTLILSYCKMRMIDDAYTLLARGIAVGFIPNNVTWYILVRNFVRKSYEPVTTLT; this is encoded by the coding sequence ATGCTAAAAAGGTCGAAACTTTTGATTCACATATGTGAAGAGTTAGGATCTCTGAATTGGAACCCTACTTTTGCATTTTGTACTTGTGTGACTGATGACAAGTGTGATAATGCTAAAGCCAGGGGTGATGAGTCGGAGTGTGAGAATGAATGGGAAAGATTGCTTAAGCCTTTTGACTTCGAACAACTCCAAAGATCACTTAATAAAATTACCCCATATCAGCTTAATAAATTATTGGCACTGCCTTTGGATGTACCAACATCGATGGAGCTATTCCAGTGGGCTGGTAACCAGAAAAGCTATTGCCACTCATTTGATGTCTACTATACTTTGATTGACAAACTTGGGGCTGCCAAAGAATTTAAGATTATAGACCAATTATTATTACAGATGAAAGATGAAGGGACAGTTTTCAAAGAGTCCCTCTTTATTATGATAATGAGGCATTACGGAAGAGCTGGTTTACCAGGGCAAGCAACTAGAATACTTTTGGATATGTGGAATACTTTCTCTTGTGAACCCACATTTAAGTCATACAATCAAGCTTTGGATATTCTGTTGGCTGGAAATTGTCCAAAAGTTGCTCCAAATGTATTTTATGAAATGTTGGGGAAAGGTATTTCTCCTTCTGTATTCACTTTTTCTCGAGTGATACAAGCATTATGTATAATCAATGAGGTAGACACTGCTTGTTCACTTCTCAGAGATATGACAAAACATGGGTGTGTACCGAATTCAGTAATTTACCAGATTCTTATTCATGCACTGTCAAAGTCTAATCGGGTAAATGATGCGTTGAAACTTTTGGAGGAGATGTTTCTCATGGGTTGCATACCCGACGTCAATACTTTCTATGACATTATCCATGGGCTTTGCCGAGCTGATAGGATTCATGAGGCTGCAAAACTAGTTGACCGGATGCTTCTTCGAGGTTTCACCCCCAATGCTATAACTTATGGCGTTCTAATGCATGCGTTATGTCGAGCAGGGCAAGTTGACGAAGCAAGGGTTCTTCTCAACAAAGTACCTGAACAGAATAATGTCCACTTTAATACGTTGATGAATGGCTACGTGACTAATGGACAGTTTGATGAAGCAAAATCCATTCTGAATGAGAACATGTTGATTAAAGGTTATCAACCAGATGTTTATACATACAACATTCTAATTCGAGGTCTTTGCAAGAAGGGAATTTTGTCTTCGGCTCATGATGTAGTAAAAGAAATGTCATCCAAAGGATGCCAGCCCAATACAATTACATACACTACCTTGATTGATGGCTTCGCCAAGGCTGGCCGTCTGCAGGAAGCTTATGACCTTCTTACCGAGATGTCAGCAAAAAGTCTCAGCCTTAATATAGTGGGTTATAACTCTCTTATATCAGCTTTGAGTAAACAAGGAATGATCCAACAGGCATTAGAAATTTTTGGTAATATGTCAGGCAAAGGATGTAAACCAGATATTTTTACATTCAACGCTTTGATTTTAGGCTTTTGCAACATTGACAAGATGGATGAAGCTTTGGGGATGTACCGAGACATGTTCCAGGAAGGAGTTATTGCTAATACAGTTACCTACAACACATTGATTCATGCTTTCTTGAGGAAAGGTAAAACCCAAGAGGCGCTTAAGCTTGTAAATGATATGTTATTCAGAGGATGTCCCCTTGATGAAATCACATACAATGGCCTCATAAAAGCACTTTGCAATGATGGAGCAGTTGAGAGAGCATTAGGACTTTTTGAAGAAATGACGAGAAAGGGGACAAAACCTAATCATGTAACGTGCAACATCTTGATCAATGGATTTTGTAGAATAGGCAAGGTTCAAAATGCCTTTGAATTTCTGAGAGATGTGGTACATCGTGGATTGACACCTGATATAGTCACATATAACAGTCTAATAAATGGCCTTTGTAACAATGATCGAATTCGAGAAGCTCAGAACCTCTTTGATAAATTAGAACTTGAAGGAGTTTGTCCTGATACTATCACGTATAACACCTTGATTCTTTCCTATTGTAAAATGCGCATGATTGATGATGCTTATACCCTGTTAGCTAGAGGCATAGCTGTTGGGTTCATTCCCAATAATGTCACATGGTACATACTAGTCAGAAATTTTGTTCGAAAGAGTTATGAACCAGTTACTACTTTGACCTAG